GTCCCAACAAAATAAGACAGAAGTGTCGATTTAGGCAGTGTGATGTCCGAGCCAGGGTGAGTTTCCTAATGAGACTATTCCATCTATTTTTCTGCTAACATCTTTTCAACTGGTGTAGTCAAAAAAACATGTAGTCTTGCAAACGGTGAAACAATGCCTCGTATTCTCTGCAGAAAATGTTGCGTGTAAAGGATGAAGAGTTTAATTTGCGTGAAAGGCGGGATAATTCCTACCACCGGCGAAGACGATATTCAGACGACTACGATAGTGAGGCAGAACTCTATGAAAAGTACAAGGCAGCGGGATACGACGACAACATGGTATTGCAATAGTCTTCAGCCATGTTTCTCATTCATCTATCAAGAACTATTTGAAACACATTCAAAATACACACAGATCCTTATTATTGTCCTACTGTTGCACTTACACTCCCATATCCACTTGTTCTTTAGCTTGAATAGCCCTTTTTCAAGTATTTTGAATCTGTTCATCTTATTGTTTCTGTTCAACCCAGCCATGGCTCAGTGATGAGGATGACGGGCCTCCCTTCAGCCCTGTCCTGCGAAAGAAAGCTGTGAAGGTCAAGCATGTGAAGAGACGGGAAAATAAATTTGACAAGAAAGTAAGCTAACTTTATTTTTTACATCTTGCAGACACACAATGATTATTGTACATTTTTATCCATGCAGTTGCAGTCCACATCTACCAAATATTTGAAGCTTTTAGCTTTTTTTTTATTGCATCATGGGAATATTACTATTGACAGAATTCATAAGTACAATGATTTTACATGTTAATGTGTGCAATGCGATTTGTTTTTATGAATGCACATCAGAAAGAGTCACGGCGGCACAAACAGAAGCAGAAGCACAAGGACAAAGTCAGGCACAGCGATAGGGGCGATGCCAGGGATGGAGGAGGGCAGCGACAGTGCCTCGGGCCCAGCTGTGTGGAAGCTGCACGAGCCAACTCCAAATACTGCTCAGAGGAATGTGGCATGAAGCTGGCTACAAAGTAAGCGCACAAACACCAAAACTACAACCCTGACACATGCAATTGTAAGAAAGTTAATCAACTGTAAAATACTTTGTCTCTGTAGCCGGCTCTATGAGATCCTCCCTCAACGTATCCAGCAGTGGCAGCAGAGCCCCTGCATCGCTGAGGAGCAGGGCAAGAAGCAACTGGAGCGGATCCGAAGGGATCAGCAGAATGCACGCATGCGTCTCACCGACATGGAGAAACGCTTCCACGAGCTGGAGGGCATCATTGCTAAGGCCAAGCAGCAGGTAGTCCAGCAGGATGAGGAGGTGAGTCACTTTAGTATGTTTACTTTTTATTGGCCACTGCGGTATTTATCCAGTGGGGTCAGAGCTCCTCGGCTAGAGAAATGTTTTGCCCGTTCAAGCCTGTGTTCAAATCTTTCAGGTGCTTCCTGGGTGAAACATTGTTTTGAAATGTTTTTCTTTTGGTTCTCGTTTCAGACGAATGAAGGGGACAATGAGGAAACAGACCTGCTGATTTTCTGTGTGTCCTGCAGTCACCCTATCAACCCAAAGGTGGCACTGCGACATATGGAGAGGTGTTATGCTAAGGTGAGCCTGTGGATGTTGATCCAAAATTCTTACTTTTTATCCAGCCTATATGTCAAACCCCAAAATGCTTTAGCGTATCCTTCCTTTAACACCTTCCCTCTAACTCAGTTAGCTTAGCGCAACAGGGTTTCAGACTGCAGCCATTTTCTTGTACACGGTAAGACAGAGACTTCCTATTTAGTTCTCTGATCTTGGTTGTGACAGTTTGTGGTATACATCCAGAGTGCAGTGGCTGATAAGTGTCTGCAACATCCTATATGGGGAGAGGATGACATGTACAGAATTAAACTTAATATAGAGTACTAGCAATACGAATATATGTTGCCAATATGCACTTCTGATAATATTCTGATATATACTCTCGCTCTTTTTTGCATTGACAGtatgagagccagacatctttcggTTCCATGTACCCAACAAAGATCGAAGGGTAAGAGTCAAGCACTTTGAATGGGTTTGCTAGAAGTGAACAAGTTTTTTTGTTTCCATATTGTTTCACCACGGTAGTCTATGTACCTTTTTGTATTCTCAGAGCAACAAGACTCTTCTGCGACGTGTACAACCCCCAGAGCAAGACCTACTGCAAGAGGCTTCAGGTCTTGTGCCCAGAACATTCCAGGGACCCAAAGGTCAGTGATGATTGGGAAGTCAAATGCAAAAAACGTTGCCAATAAAGCACACTAATTGTCCTGCTGTATGACTTATGATGTATAATCTTGGCTTCTCTTGCCCTTATCTTGTTTTGTGGTTAGGTCCCAGGGGATGAGGTGTGCGGCTGTCCTCTGGTCCGTAATGTGTTTGAGGCAACAGGCGAATACTGCAGGGTTTCTAAACGCAAATGTAATAAGCACTACAACTGGGAGAAGCTCAGGAGAGCTGAGGTGGACCTGGAGCGTGTCAGAGTGGTTAGTAGTGGAATGCACCACATCAATCTCTTATTTTGGGCCACTTTGTCAGggttgtggcatgtcttgtggggtatgcatggttgtccgagctgtgcgccagcagctcaaacagacagcttggtgcactcaacatgtcaatacgtctcataaatacaagtagtgattgTTAACTCAAAATGACACAACGACTAGGTTCCAGTTTAACAACGTTTACTTCACTGTATTTCCACAGTACACAGTTGCCATTGCACTCAGGCCA
This window of the Coregonus clupeaformis isolate EN_2021a chromosome 10, ASM2061545v1, whole genome shotgun sequence genome carries:
- the cxxc1b gene encoding CXXC-type zinc finger protein 1b; this translates as MDSEVSDFEPAPGLESSMEGENAPVYCICRKPDINCFMIGCDNCNEWFHGNCINLTEKMAKAIRQWYCLRCRDKNPSLEIKYRPKKSREKEAEGQREPERRFERQNSTPDYKSERRRGSKVKRSARMCGECEPCLRTEDCATCDFCKDMKKFGGPNKIRQKCRFRQCDVRARKMLRVKDEEFNLRERRDNSYHRRRRYSDDYDSEAELYEKYKAAGYDDNMPWLSDEDDGPPFSPVLRKKAVKVKHVKRRENKFDKKKESRRHKQKQKHKDKVRHSDRGDARDGGGQRQCLGPSCVEAARANSKYCSEECGMKLATNRLYEILPQRIQQWQQSPCIAEEQGKKQLERIRRDQQNARMRLTDMEKRFHELEGIIAKAKQQVVQQDEETNEGDNEETDLLIFCVSCSHPINPKVALRHMERCYAKYESQTSFGSMYPTKIEGATRLFCDVYNPQSKTYCKRLQVLCPEHSRDPKVPGDEVCGCPLVRNVFEATGEYCRVSKRKCNKHYNWEKLRRAEVDLERVRVWYKLDELFEQERNVRTAMTNRAGLLALMLHQTIQHDPLTTDLRCNKDR